Proteins encoded within one genomic window of Sphingosinicella ginsenosidimutans:
- a CDS encoding NifU family protein, with product MLIQTETTPNPATLKFMPGRQVMDMGTRDFASPEEADVSPLAAALFSTGDVTGVFFGRDFISVTAGPGVDWRGLKPQVLEVLLDHFASGAPLFNAPSAADIVVPLDDDVADDPADAEIVEQIRALIDTRVRPAVAKDGGDIVYRGFREGTVFLAMHGACSGCPSSTMTLKNGIESLLKHYVPEVVTVEAV from the coding sequence ATGCTGATCCAGACCGAGACCACGCCCAATCCGGCGACGCTGAAATTCATGCCCGGCCGTCAGGTGATGGACATGGGCACGCGCGATTTCGCGTCGCCCGAAGAAGCCGACGTCTCACCGCTCGCCGCCGCGCTCTTTTCGACGGGCGACGTGACCGGCGTCTTCTTCGGGCGGGATTTCATCTCGGTGACGGCGGGCCCCGGCGTCGACTGGCGCGGGCTCAAGCCGCAGGTGCTCGAAGTGCTGCTCGATCATTTCGCCAGCGGCGCCCCCCTCTTCAACGCGCCGAGCGCGGCCGACATCGTCGTGCCGCTCGACGACGATGTGGCCGACGATCCGGCCGATGCCGAGATCGTCGAGCAGATTCGTGCGCTGATCGACACCCGTGTGCGGCCGGCGGTCGCGAAGGACGGCGGCGACATCGTCTATCGCGGCTTTAGGGAAGGCACCGTCTTCCTCGCCATGCACGGCGCCTGTTCCGGCTGCCCGTCCTCGACGATGACACTCAAGAACGGGATCGAAAGCCTCCTCAAACATTATGTGCCGGAGGTCGTGACGGTCGAGGCCGTCTAG
- a CDS encoding lysophospholipid acyltransferase family protein, whose amino-acid sequence MRFYWRALAIAGGLLVYFPLHYASKALRGRSPWARRFLAYAGRCCGLRVRVEGTPLGGRVLFAANHVSWLDILAIGGAAPTAFIAKNEVERWPVIGWLADLNDTIYVARTARRQARHQADLLRAALDAGRSVSFFPEGTTEGGHQVLPFRASLFGSLYPPMEGVLVQPVALDYGELTHDMAWVGEESTGANARRVMRDYRRIPVTVRFLDPIDPHAAGDRKALAACARDAIVAALGASAEPCDRL is encoded by the coding sequence ATGCGGTTCTACTGGCGCGCATTGGCGATCGCCGGCGGGCTCCTCGTCTACTTTCCGCTCCATTATGCCTCGAAGGCGCTGCGCGGCCGCTCGCCCTGGGCGCGGCGCTTCCTCGCTTATGCCGGCCGTTGCTGCGGCCTTCGCGTCCGTGTCGAGGGCACGCCGCTCGGCGGCCGCGTGCTCTTCGCCGCCAATCACGTGAGCTGGCTCGATATCCTTGCGATCGGCGGTGCCGCCCCCACCGCCTTCATCGCCAAGAACGAGGTTGAACGCTGGCCCGTCATCGGCTGGCTCGCCGATCTCAACGACACGATCTATGTCGCTCGCACCGCGCGGCGCCAGGCGCGGCATCAGGCCGACCTTCTGCGCGCGGCTCTCGATGCCGGGCGCTCGGTCTCCTTCTTTCCCGAGGGGACGACCGAGGGCGGCCACCAGGTCCTGCCCTTCCGCGCCAGCCTGTTCGGTTCGCTCTACCCGCCGATGGAGGGCGTGCTGGTGCAACCGGTCGCCCTCGATTATGGCGAGCTCACCCATGACATGGCCTGGGTGGGCGAGGAAAGCACCGGGGCCAATGCCAGGCGCGTCATGCGCGATTATCGCCGGATCCCCGTCACCGTCCGCTTCCTCGATCCGATCGATCCGCATGCGGCGGGGGACCGCAAGGCGCTCGCCGCCTGTGCCCGCGATGCCATCGTCGCGGCGCTCGGCGCTTCCGCTGAACCGTGCGATCGCCTATAG
- the tsaB gene encoding tRNA (adenosine(37)-N6)-threonylcarbamoyltransferase complex dimerization subunit type 1 TsaB: MLLVIESATAACSAALLDADGSVLDERHEIVGRGHAERLAPMVAELVGTRRPDAILVDCGPGSFTGVRVGLALAHGLAIGWGAELAGYSSLALLAAAAGAGSASAALQAGHGELFVQDYGGDPLVPLGDLRSLPPDEAARAAQTDLVVGSGAEALVAARGWGDARDLLPRAADVRLLPPALRALVPRPIYGRAPDAKPASGAAGPIR; this comes from the coding sequence TTGCTGCTGGTCATCGAAAGCGCCACCGCCGCCTGCTCGGCCGCGCTGCTCGACGCGGACGGCTCGGTTCTGGACGAGCGGCACGAGATCGTCGGGCGCGGCCATGCCGAGCGGCTGGCGCCGATGGTCGCCGAGTTGGTTGGCACGCGCCGGCCGGACGCGATCCTGGTCGATTGCGGTCCGGGGAGCTTTACGGGGGTTCGCGTCGGCCTTGCCCTCGCGCACGGCCTGGCGATCGGCTGGGGCGCGGAACTGGCCGGCTATTCCTCGCTGGCGCTGCTGGCGGCGGCTGCCGGAGCCGGCTCGGCGAGCGCGGCGCTTCAGGCGGGACATGGCGAGCTTTTCGTGCAAGATTATGGCGGTGACCCGCTCGTCCCGCTCGGTGACCTTCGATCGCTTCCGCCAGACGAGGCCGCACGGGCGGCGCAGACCGACCTTGTCGTCGGATCCGGCGCTGAAGCGCTCGTCGCGGCGCGCGGCTGGGGCGACGCGCGCGATCTGTTGCCGAGGGCGGCGGATGTGCGGCTCCTGCCGCCGGCGCTCCGCGCCCTGGTTCCGCGGCCGATTTATGGCCGCGCGCCCGATGCGAAGCCCGCCTCCGGCGCCGCAGGGCCGATAAGGTGA
- a CDS encoding Fur family transcriptional regulator gives MTRAIDIEALCAEKGLRITEQRKVIARVLSEAEDHPDVEALHARASAVDPGISIATVYRTVRLFEEAGILERHDFGDGRARYEAAAETHHDHLIDVETGNVIEFVDEELEQLQRRIAEKLGFRLVDHRMELYGVAVGRAK, from the coding sequence ATGACCCGCGCGATCGACATTGAGGCCCTGTGCGCCGAAAAGGGGCTGCGGATTACCGAGCAGCGCAAGGTGATCGCCCGCGTCCTTTCCGAGGCGGAGGATCATCCCGATGTCGAGGCGCTTCATGCCCGCGCCTCCGCCGTGGATCCCGGCATTTCGATCGCCACCGTCTATCGCACCGTGCGCCTGTTCGAAGAGGCGGGCATCCTTGAGCGCCACGATTTCGGCGATGGCCGCGCCCGTTACGAGGCTGCGGCGGAAACCCATCACGACCATCTGATCGACGTCGAGACCGGCAACGTGATCGAATTCGTCGATGAGGAGCTCGAGCAGCTCCAGCGGCGGATCGCGGAGAAGCTTGGCTTCCGGCTCGTCGACCACCGCATGGAGCTTTATGGCGTCGCGGTCGGCCGCGCGAAATAA
- a CDS encoding enoyl-CoA hydratase-related protein — MTHRHIRLTSDEAGVATLVIDRPERLNALSAETLDEMRVAIEGLPRTGARCLLMTGAGRAFSSGADLVTGGGIPEDAGEALERHFNPLVEALFALPMPVVAAVNGPCAGAGCSIALAADIVIAARSAYFLQAFVNLGLIPDAGATWLLPRLVGRARAIEMMMLGERIPAEQAAEWGMIARVVDDADLMAEASALAARLAAGPTVAYAIIRRLARDAGQASLSEALAAERIGQSEAGRTGDFKAGVAAFITRQPPTFEGR, encoded by the coding sequence ATGACGCACCGGCATATCCGCCTGACGAGCGACGAAGCGGGGGTCGCGACCCTCGTGATCGATCGCCCGGAGCGCCTGAACGCGCTCAGCGCCGAGACGCTGGATGAGATGCGCGTCGCGATCGAGGGGCTGCCGCGGACGGGCGCGCGCTGCCTGTTGATGACCGGGGCGGGGCGCGCCTTTTCGAGCGGCGCCGATCTTGTCACCGGCGGCGGCATTCCCGAGGATGCGGGCGAGGCGCTGGAACGTCATTTCAATCCGCTGGTCGAGGCGCTGTTCGCCCTGCCGATGCCGGTGGTCGCGGCGGTCAACGGGCCGTGCGCCGGTGCCGGTTGCTCGATCGCGCTCGCCGCCGACATCGTGATCGCGGCCCGATCGGCCTATTTCCTCCAGGCCTTCGTCAATCTCGGCCTCATTCCCGATGCCGGCGCGACCTGGCTGCTGCCGCGCCTCGTCGGCCGCGCCCGGGCGATAGAGATGATGATGCTCGGCGAGCGGATCCCCGCGGAGCAGGCGGCCGAATGGGGCATGATCGCCCGCGTGGTCGATGATGCCGATCTGATGGCTGAGGCCTCGGCGCTGGCGGCGCGGCTCGCCGCCGGGCCGACCGTGGCCTATGCCATCATTCGCCGGCTCGCGAGGGACGCGGGGCAGGCGTCGCTCAGCGAGGCGCTCGCCGCGGAGCGAATCGGCCAGAGCGAGGCCGGCCGGACAGGCGATTTCAAGGCGGGCGTCGCGGCGTTCATCACCCGGCAGCCGCCGACGTTCGAAGGCCGCTGA
- the miaB gene encoding tRNA (N6-isopentenyl adenosine(37)-C2)-methylthiotransferase MiaB: MTSPRTFKVQSFGCQMNVYDGERMGELLAAEGMRAAGDGEAADLVVLNTCHIREKATEKVYSEIGRLKRPDGSRPMVAVAGCVAQAEGAEIARRAKVDVVVGPQAYHNLPALVAKAASGTVALDTDMPAASKFGALPARRKVAPSAFLTVQEGCDKFCTYCVVPYTRGAEVSRPFSAIFDEAKALADAGARELTLLGQNVNAWADEGRGLHDLIEAIATIPAIARIRYTTSHPNDMTDGLIAVHRDVDKLMPYLHLPVQAGSDRVLKAMNRSHTASSYLRILEKVRAARPDIALSGDFIVGFPGETDAEFEETLKLVDEVRYAQAFSFKYSPRPGTPAADMAEQIAPAVADERLQRLQALLNAHQTAFNCASIGRRTEVLVERQGRKPGQMLGKSPWLQSVHFESAAKIGDIVEVELVSAGPNSLAGTELVRSAA, from the coding sequence ATGACTTCCCCCCGTACCTTCAAGGTCCAGTCCTTCGGCTGCCAGATGAACGTCTATGATGGCGAGCGGATGGGCGAATTGCTCGCCGCCGAAGGCATGCGCGCGGCCGGCGACGGCGAGGCCGCCGATCTCGTCGTCCTCAACACCTGCCATATTCGCGAGAAGGCGACCGAGAAGGTCTATTCGGAAATCGGCCGGTTGAAGCGGCCCGACGGCAGCCGCCCGATGGTCGCCGTCGCCGGCTGCGTCGCCCAGGCCGAGGGCGCGGAGATCGCGCGCCGGGCAAAAGTGGACGTCGTCGTCGGCCCGCAGGCCTATCACAACCTCCCGGCCCTGGTCGCAAAGGCCGCCAGCGGCACGGTCGCGCTCGACACCGACATGCCGGCGGCGTCGAAATTCGGCGCGCTGCCGGCGCGGCGCAAGGTCGCACCCTCGGCCTTCCTCACCGTCCAGGAAGGCTGCGACAAATTCTGCACCTATTGCGTGGTCCCCTATACACGCGGGGCCGAGGTGAGCCGGCCGTTCTCGGCGATTTTCGACGAGGCGAAGGCGCTCGCCGACGCCGGCGCACGCGAACTCACTTTGCTCGGCCAGAACGTCAACGCCTGGGCGGACGAAGGCAGGGGCCTGCACGACCTCATCGAGGCGATTGCGACGATCCCCGCGATCGCCCGCATCCGCTACACCACCAGCCATCCCAACGACATGACCGACGGCCTAATCGCGGTGCATCGCGACGTCGACAAGCTGATGCCCTATCTGCACCTGCCCGTTCAGGCGGGCAGCGACCGCGTGCTGAAGGCGATGAACCGCAGCCACACTGCATCGTCATACCTGCGGATTCTCGAAAAGGTCCGCGCCGCGCGGCCCGATATCGCGCTTTCGGGCGATTTCATCGTCGGCTTTCCCGGCGAGACAGATGCCGAGTTCGAGGAGACGCTGAAGCTGGTCGATGAGGTTCGCTACGCCCAGGCCTTCTCGTTCAAATATTCCCCGCGCCCGGGCACGCCGGCCGCCGACATGGCGGAGCAGATCGCGCCCGCCGTCGCCGACGAACGCCTCCAGCGGCTCCAGGCGCTGCTGAACGCGCACCAGACCGCGTTCAACTGCGCCAGCATCGGCCGGCGCACCGAGGTGCTGGTCGAACGGCAGGGCCGCAAGCCCGGCCAGATGCTCGGCAAGTCTCCGTGGCTGCAATCGGTCCATTTCGAGAGCGCAGCGAAGATCGGCGACATCGTCGAGGTCGAGCTGGTCTCCGCCGGGCCGAACAGTCTCGCCGGGACGGAACTGGTCCGCTCCGCCGCCTGA
- a CDS encoding MucR family transcriptional regulator: MDNQDEFGETLITLTADIVSAHVSNNSVAVSDLPLLIGNVFNALSGLGGRQEEPAAKPEPAVSIRASIKPDYIVCLEDGKKLKMLKRHLMTHYNMTPDEYRQKWGLSADYPMVAPNYAEQRRSLAKKIGLGTKRGRASRK; this comes from the coding sequence ATGGATAATCAGGACGAATTCGGGGAGACTTTGATCACCCTCACGGCCGACATCGTATCGGCCCATGTCAGCAACAACAGCGTCGCCGTTTCCGATCTCCCGTTGCTGATCGGCAATGTCTTCAACGCGCTCAGCGGTCTCGGCGGGCGCCAGGAAGAGCCGGCGGCGAAGCCCGAGCCGGCGGTTTCGATCCGCGCCTCGATCAAGCCGGATTATATCGTCTGTCTTGAAGACGGGAAGAAGCTCAAGATGCTGAAGCGGCATCTGATGACCCATTACAATATGACGCCGGACGAATATCGGCAGAAATGGGGGCTTTCCGCCGACTATCCGATGGTCGCGCCGAATTACGCGGAGCAGCGTCGTTCGCTTGCGAAGAAGATCGGCCTCGGCACCAAGCGGGGTCGCGCGTCGCGCAAATAA
- a CDS encoding hemolysin family protein, with protein MEEDSPGGREEGRTFWGGLRAFLFGDDGEASLRDEIEEALESREGEAPRVGDLSAAERQMLRNILHFGEKTAGDVAVPRGDIIAVPATIGFDDLVATLKEAEHSRLPVYEESLDRVVGMIHIKDVFLHQVSGKPAPADIRSLMRTPLFVPESMGMLDLLAQMRAGRVHLAIVVDEFGGTEGLITIEDVVEEIVGEIEDEHDEEPQGLLIPLEDGIWDADARAELEDVAEAVDERLGEVEEDVDTLGGLAFVLAGHIPQPGEMLAHPSGWRLEVTEGDARRVTRLRLHAPAEPAPVE; from the coding sequence ATGGAAGAGGACAGTCCCGGCGGCCGGGAAGAAGGACGCACATTCTGGGGAGGGCTGCGCGCCTTCCTGTTCGGTGACGATGGCGAGGCAAGCCTTCGTGACGAGATCGAGGAGGCGCTCGAAAGCCGCGAGGGCGAGGCGCCGCGGGTCGGCGATCTCAGCGCGGCCGAGCGGCAGATGCTCCGCAACATCCTGCATTTCGGGGAAAAGACCGCCGGCGATGTCGCCGTTCCGCGCGGCGACATCATTGCCGTCCCGGCGACGATCGGCTTCGACGACCTTGTCGCGACGCTGAAGGAAGCCGAGCATAGCCGCCTCCCGGTCTATGAGGAGAGCCTCGATCGGGTCGTCGGCATGATCCACATCAAGGACGTGTTCCTCCACCAGGTCTCCGGCAAGCCGGCGCCGGCGGACATACGCAGCCTGATGCGGACGCCGCTCTTCGTGCCCGAATCGATGGGGATGCTCGATCTGCTCGCGCAGATGCGCGCCGGGCGGGTCCACCTCGCCATCGTCGTCGACGAGTTCGGCGGCACCGAAGGACTCATCACCATCGAGGATGTCGTCGAGGAGATCGTCGGCGAGATCGAGGACGAGCATGACGAGGAGCCGCAGGGGCTGCTCATTCCGCTTGAGGACGGCATCTGGGATGCAGATGCGCGCGCCGAGCTTGAGGACGTCGCCGAAGCGGTGGACGAGCGACTGGGCGAGGTCGAGGAGGATGTCGACACGCTTGGCGGCCTGGCCTTCGTGCTGGCCGGCCATATCCCGCAGCCGGGCGAGATGCTCGCGCACCCGAGCGGCTGGCGTCTCGAAGTGACGGAGGGGGACGCCCGCCGGGTGACGCGCCTTCGCCTCCACGCGCCGGCCGAACCGGCGCCGGTCGAATGA
- the rimI gene encoding ribosomal protein S18-alanine N-acetyltransferase, with amino-acid sequence MKSVPELVEGGAVDLPAVMAVMNESFDPRYGERWTFAQCAGLLPMPGVWLTLARVGDAVCGFALARIVADEAELLLLAVRKDAQRHGIGRRLLDAFLSGARSRGAEHFHLEVRDGNPAIHLYESAGFTLAGRRRDYYSGDAGRTFDALTLAKFEPPRR; translated from the coding sequence GTGAAGAGCGTCCCCGAACTGGTCGAAGGCGGCGCGGTCGATCTTCCGGCGGTGATGGCGGTGATGAACGAGAGCTTCGATCCGCGCTACGGCGAGCGCTGGACCTTCGCCCAGTGCGCCGGGCTGCTGCCGATGCCGGGAGTCTGGCTGACGCTGGCGCGCGTGGGCGATGCCGTCTGCGGCTTCGCGCTCGCGCGGATCGTCGCCGACGAGGCGGAACTGCTGCTCCTGGCGGTACGCAAGGACGCGCAGCGGCACGGGATCGGGCGGCGCTTGCTGGACGCCTTCCTGTCCGGCGCCCGGTCGCGGGGGGCGGAACATTTCCATCTCGAGGTCCGCGACGGCAATCCCGCGATTCATCTCTACGAGTCGGCCGGATTCACGCTCGCGGGCCGGCGCCGCGACTATTACAGCGGCGATGCTGGCCGGACATTCGATGCGCTGACCCTCGCGAAATTCGAGCCGCCACGGCGCTGA
- a CDS encoding glutathione S-transferase family protein gives MWHLYQFPLCPFSRKVRLMLAEKGVAHELRRVSPWLQDDDFADLNPAGETPVLVEESKGVVLIDSLAICEYFEETLDKAPLIPGTASNRAEVRRLVSWFDGRMHHEVVAPLMEERMKKRLISRAPPDTTELRKAMTAANGHLDYIDYLLDHRRWLAGPALTLADLAAAAQLSVADYLGGVDWRGHKQTADWYAVMKSRPAFRPLLAERMEVIQPPAHYDKVDF, from the coding sequence ATGTGGCATCTCTATCAATTTCCGCTCTGCCCCTTTTCGCGCAAGGTGAGGCTGATGCTCGCCGAAAAGGGCGTCGCGCATGAGCTGAGGCGGGTCTCGCCCTGGCTGCAGGACGATGATTTCGCTGATCTGAACCCGGCCGGCGAAACCCCGGTGCTGGTCGAGGAATCGAAGGGCGTCGTCCTCATCGATTCGCTCGCCATCTGCGAATATTTCGAAGAGACGCTGGACAAGGCGCCGCTGATCCCCGGCACCGCGAGCAACCGCGCCGAGGTGCGCCGGCTCGTCTCCTGGTTCGACGGGCGGATGCACCACGAGGTCGTGGCGCCGCTGATGGAGGAGCGGATGAAGAAGCGGCTCATCAGCCGCGCGCCGCCCGACACGACCGAGCTCAGGAAGGCGATGACGGCTGCCAACGGCCATCTCGACTATATCGATTACCTGCTCGATCACCGGCGCTGGCTCGCCGGGCCGGCGCTGACGCTCGCCGATCTCGCCGCCGCGGCGCAGCTTTCGGTCGCCGATTATCTGGGCGGCGTCGACTGGCGCGGGCACAAGCAGACCGCCGACTGGTATGCGGTGATGAAATCCCGCCCCGCCTTCCGCCCGCTGCTCGCCGAGCGGATGGAAGTGATCCAGCCGCCGGCGCATTACGACAAGGTCGATTTCTGA
- a CDS encoding PhoH family protein codes for MSRKPVAQPGSSRARLEIEFEQPHLLGPLFGEFDRNLVAIEDRLGVYIAARGAKVQIEGEAEDAARAREVLIGLYNRLDEGHDIDAETVNAIIAMSGQPTLDGIVAPEVIEPPRVMIRTRKKTIVPRSRTQATYMEALARDEMIFALGPAGTGKTYLAVAQAVQQLIGGSVDRLILSRPAVEAGERLGFLPGDMKEKVDPYLRPLYDALYDMLPLEQVERRIASGEIEIAPIAFMRGRTLSDAFIILDEAQNTTPQQMKMFLTRFGMRSRMVICGDPNQTDLPNGVTSGLADAVSKLEGIDKIAMVRFGAGDVVRHPLVGRIVEAYEGPGS; via the coding sequence ATGAGCCGCAAGCCCGTCGCCCAGCCGGGATCGTCGCGCGCCCGCCTCGAAATCGAGTTCGAGCAGCCGCATCTCCTCGGCCCCCTGTTCGGGGAGTTCGATCGCAACCTTGTCGCCATCGAGGACCGGCTCGGCGTCTATATCGCCGCGCGCGGGGCCAAGGTGCAGATCGAGGGCGAGGCGGAAGATGCGGCGCGCGCCCGCGAGGTGCTGATCGGTCTCTACAACCGGCTCGACGAAGGCCACGACATCGATGCCGAGACGGTCAACGCGATCATCGCCATGTCCGGCCAGCCGACGCTCGACGGGATCGTCGCGCCCGAGGTGATCGAGCCGCCGCGGGTGATGATCCGCACGCGCAAGAAGACGATCGTGCCGCGCTCGCGCACCCAGGCCACCTATATGGAGGCGCTGGCCCGCGACGAGATGATCTTCGCGCTTGGCCCCGCAGGCACCGGCAAGACCTATCTCGCCGTCGCGCAGGCGGTGCAGCAGCTGATCGGCGGCAGCGTCGACCGGCTGATCCTCTCGCGCCCCGCCGTCGAGGCGGGCGAGCGGCTCGGCTTCCTTCCCGGCGACATGAAGGAAAAGGTCGATCCCTATCTGCGGCCGCTCTACGACGCGCTCTACGACATGCTGCCGCTGGAGCAGGTCGAGCGGCGGATCGCATCGGGAGAGATCGAGATCGCGCCGATCGCCTTCATGCGCGGGCGCACGCTTTCCGATGCCTTCATCATCCTCGACGAGGCTCAGAACACGACGCCGCAGCAGATGAAGATGTTCCTGACGCGCTTCGGCATGCGAAGCCGCATGGTGATCTGCGGCGATCCCAACCAGACCGATCTGCCCAATGGCGTGACCTCCGGCCTCGCGGATGCCGTTTCCAAGCTGGAGGGCATCGACAAGATCGCGATGGTTCGCTTCGGCGCCGGCGATGTCGTGCGCCATCCTCTCGTCGGCCGGATCGTCGAGGCCTATGAAGGGCCGGGGTCGTGA
- the ybeY gene encoding rRNA maturation RNase YbeY — protein MILVDADVSDDWDSRTDWSDLADRSARAALAGSRFAATVPSHAEVSIKFTSDAEVQALNAEWRGKDKPTNVLSFPMAEPEDLAAAPMLGDIVLARGVCEAEAADKRIAVESHAAHLVVHGMLHLLGYDHETSEADAEEMEDIERRALATLGIADPYQQTEVHP, from the coding sequence GTGATCCTCGTCGATGCCGATGTCTCGGACGACTGGGACAGTCGCACCGACTGGTCGGATCTCGCCGATCGCTCGGCCCGCGCAGCACTCGCGGGAAGCCGGTTCGCCGCGACGGTGCCCAGCCACGCCGAGGTCTCCATCAAGTTCACCTCGGACGCCGAGGTGCAGGCACTCAACGCCGAATGGCGCGGCAAGGACAAGCCGACCAACGTCCTTTCCTTCCCGATGGCGGAGCCCGAGGATCTCGCCGCCGCGCCGATGCTCGGCGATATCGTCCTGGCCCGGGGCGTCTGCGAAGCCGAGGCGGCGGACAAGCGGATTGCGGTGGAAAGCCACGCCGCGCATCTGGTGGTGCACGGCATGCTCCATCTGCTAGGATACGACCACGAAACGAGCGAGGCGGACGCGGAGGAGATGGAGGACATCGAACGGCGTGCGCTTGCCACGCTCGGCATCGCCGATCCCTATCAACAGACTGAGGTGCACCCTTAA
- a CDS encoding undecaprenyl-diphosphate phosphatase yields the protein MDSLLTIILLGIVEGVTEFLPVSSTGHLILAGALLGYDEHHWTVFNIVIQLGAILAVVVLYWRTFMAVLSGLAKRQPESWRFVRNILVAFLPAAVIGLALHKQIEGMLGSPTIVAVALIVGGVAILGIERAAPQGSEKGVAEIGLGKAIAIGFVQCLAMIPGVSRSGATIMGALAMGVERRTAAEFSFFLAIPTMLGATTLELWKNRSDLGEVGAGGIALGFVVSFVVALVVIRWFIGIVSKRGFAPFAWYRIVAGAAALVWLLSLR from the coding sequence ATGGACAGCCTCCTCACCATCATCCTGCTCGGCATCGTCGAGGGGGTTACGGAATTCCTGCCGGTCTCCTCGACCGGTCACCTGATCCTCGCCGGCGCGCTGCTTGGCTATGACGAGCATCACTGGACGGTGTTCAACATCGTCATCCAGCTCGGCGCGATTCTTGCGGTCGTCGTGTTGTACTGGCGCACCTTCATGGCGGTGCTGTCGGGGCTCGCGAAACGCCAGCCCGAATCCTGGCGGTTCGTGCGCAACATCCTCGTCGCCTTCCTGCCCGCCGCGGTGATCGGCCTCGCGCTGCACAAGCAGATCGAGGGGATGCTCGGCAGCCCGACCATCGTCGCGGTCGCCTTGATCGTCGGCGGTGTCGCGATCCTCGGCATCGAGCGCGCGGCGCCGCAGGGAAGCGAAAAGGGCGTCGCCGAAATCGGCCTTGGCAAGGCGATCGCGATCGGCTTCGTCCAGTGTCTCGCGATGATCCCCGGCGTCAGCCGCTCGGGCGCGACGATCATGGGCGCGCTTGCGATGGGCGTGGAGCGGCGCACCGCCGCCGAGTTCAGCTTCTTCCTTGCCATCCCCACCATGCTCGGTGCGACCACGCTCGAGCTGTGGAAGAATCGCAGCGATCTGGGCGAGGTCGGCGCGGGCGGGATCGCGCTCGGCTTCGTCGTCTCCTTTGTCGTCGCGCTGGTCGTGATCCGCTGGTTCATCGGCATCGTCTCGAAGCGCGGCTTCGCGCCCTTCGCCTGGTATCGGATCGTCGCCGGGGCCGCGGCTTTGGTGTGGCTGCTGAGCCTGCGCTGA